A single genomic interval of Microbacterium sp. BLY harbors:
- the nusB gene encoding transcription antitermination factor NusB — MSARTKARKRALDILFSADVRGDEVAVALAAEAKRAANEPAREASWLYAREIVDGIIDQRDEIDEQITTHSREWKLERMPAVDRALLRIGAWEILFNDEVPTAVAIDEAVELAKEFSTDESGAFVHGVLARVARSS; from the coding sequence GTGAGCGCCCGCACGAAGGCGCGCAAGCGCGCGCTCGACATCCTGTTCTCCGCCGACGTCCGCGGCGACGAGGTCGCCGTCGCCCTGGCGGCCGAAGCCAAGCGTGCGGCCAACGAGCCGGCCCGCGAGGCCTCGTGGCTGTACGCCCGCGAGATCGTCGACGGCATCATCGATCAGCGCGACGAGATCGACGAGCAGATCACGACGCACAGTCGCGAATGGAAGCTGGAGCGGATGCCCGCGGTCGACCGTGCGCTCCTGCGCATCGGCGCGTGGGAGATCCTCTTCAACGACGAGGTGCCCACGGCGGTCGCGATCGACGAGGCGGTGGAGCTCGCGAAGGAGTTCTCCACCGACGAGTCGGGTGCGTTCGTGC